The genomic segment TTTTCCTCTATCAGACAAGCCAGGTGTTAGAGGACCATGCCACACGGAGCTTTCTATTGACACTTTTAGTGTGGTTTTTGGAATCTGAGTGTACTTTTCTTTGGTTTAAAGCTACTGAAACTTTTTAATTACTTTTTAAACCTTATTTTCCTGTTGCAgacattatattttttaaatatagttATTTACTACAAAACACAGCACAATGTAGGGATTAAAGTGTTCCAAAACAAGAACATCAAGGTGTTGTAAAACTTATATATGTTCTCAACGTCGTAGCAAATCATATTCCCTTTTACGAGAATGGCTCTCGAAAGAAGCTTAAGCTACAATGCGTCGTCGGCGCTTCCGGTGACTCTTTTCACACATGTTGTGGCAATAGCATTGATCACTCTACTCCTTGTTTGGCTGCTTCATTTCAGGGAAGGCGTTGCTTTTAAATCAGATGTGGAAGCCAAGATTTTTAATGtgaacttttatttatttatgcattcgTTTCTGATCACCTTTTCTTAAAATGTCTGGACGACGTTTGGAATGCAAATAAGTACTTATCGATCggatatatattgcatgttgCAGTTGCATCCACTGCTGATGGTTATTGGTTTTGTCTTACTCTCTGGTGAAGGTAAACAAATAAAAACATGAGGTtatatattttcgaaaatttctttttattgttgaaatatatatatataatgtaatATCTAATTTGTTTACAGCAATTTTGGCATACAAGACCGTGCCGGCTATTAAGAAATGGCCGAAACTGATTCATTTGGTGGTGCATTTGGTGGCACTCGGGGCCGGAATCGTGGGGATTTATGCAGTCTTCAAGTTTCACAGTAACAAGGGAATTGCCCACATGTATTCCTTCCATTCTTGGTTAGGCATGTCCACTATCTGCCTTTATGCTTTGCAGGTATGTATGGATTTTACTTTACAGCTGTTAAAAAATCTGCCAAATAATTTCGAATCTCGATCTTATTCTTCTTTGTTGCATTAAACTGTTCccatttctcacataattttagtttttttttcagaaaaagtCCTGTAAATTCAGTTTAGAACAGTCAATGGttcttaataaaatttttttttgggaattttCAGTTTAATTCATGAGAATTTTCCATTTGGTTCTATTCAACTCTCTATTTGAAATAGTTGGAAATATTAAGATTGAGATTTGAGTCTAATTCGACTCAAAAACTAACCAAAGGGTAATATTTGACTCACATAACAGATAGCAAAGTAGTACATCAGAAAGATCAAAcatcaattattttatttttctagctATATATAGTATTCCCATGTGACAAAAGTGTTTCATATACTAGTTTATGTGTGTTTCAGTGGCTATCCTCTTTCTTCTTGTTCGTTTATCCACGAGTACAAGAATCAACAAGGAAAAGGCTAGCACCGTGGCACGCAGTATCAGGCATCATCATCTTCTTCATGGTCATTTTAAGCGCAGAAACTGGACTGGTCGAGAAATTCTTCTTCTCGGGTTTACAACAAAATCAAGAAGCACTTGTAGTTAACCTCACTGCGCTCTTAATCTTCGTGTTTGCAGCGTCTGTTGTTGCAAGTGTTCTCTACTATTAGCGACGTACTTCCATGCATGCATTTATAAATTTGGGttaaatatattcaaaattCAACCGTTAACGatcatttgaatttaaaattttaaaaccacCTCGGCATTTTTGCAGCGGACATAAAATGAGTCTTGGAATGAAAATAACATGTCAACTTGGAGTATACAATCAGATTTCCCCGTGATCAGGACAAGTGTTTTCGTCGCCTCAACGGTGTTTGATATAATCTACTGGCAAATTCCAACATTGGACGTATATTTCAAGGGTTCAAATGATCTGAACTAAAAGATATGTTACTA from the Primulina tabacum isolate GXHZ01 chromosome 8, ASM2559414v2, whole genome shotgun sequence genome contains:
- the LOC142552739 gene encoding putative ascorbate-specific transmembrane electron transporter 1 — translated: MALERSLSYNASSALPVTLFTHVVAIALITLLLVWLLHFREGVAFKSDVEAKIFNLHPLLMVIGFVLLSGEAILAYKTVPAIKKWPKLIHLVVHLVALGAGIVGIYAVFKFHSNKGIAHMYSFHSWLGMSTICLYALQWLSSFFLFVYPRVQESTRKRLAPWHAVSGIIIFFMVILSAETGLVEKFFFSGLQQNQEALVVNLTALLIFVFAASVVASVLYY